A single Antechinus flavipes isolate AdamAnt ecotype Samford, QLD, Australia chromosome 5, AdamAnt_v2, whole genome shotgun sequence DNA region contains:
- the AGR2 gene encoding anterior gradient protein 2 homolog, translating to MEKISVSAFLLLVAISHTLAKEITPKAGAKKEETHPKLPQTLSRGWGDKLFWTQTYEEALYKAKTSNKPLMIIHHLEECPHSQALKKVFAESNEIQKLADKFVLLNLIYETTDKHLSPDGQYVPRIMFVDPSLTVRADITGRYSNRLYAYEPADAPLLLDNMKKALKLLKTEL from the exons ATGGAGAAGATCTCAGTGTCCGCCTTCCTGCTCCTGGTAGCCATCTCTCACACACTGGCCAAAGAGATCACACCCAAGGCGGGGGCAAAGAAGGAAGAGACTCATCCCAAGCTGCCCCAGACCCTCTCTAGAG GCTGGGGCGATAAACTTTTCTGGACACAGACATACGAAGAAGCCCTATACAAAGCGAAGACCAG CAACAAGCCCTTGATGATTATCCACCACTTGGAAGAATGCCCACACAGTCAAG CTTTGAAGAAAGTGTTTGCAGAAAGTAATGAGATCCAGAAACTGGCAGACAAATTTGTTCTTCTCAATTTAATT TATGAAACCACTGACAAGCACTTGTCCCCTGATGGCCAATATGTCCCTCGGATCATGTTTGTGG ACCCATCCTTGACAGTTAGAGCCGACATTACTGGCAGATACTCCAACCGACTCTACGCTTATGAACCTGCTGATGCTCCACTGC tgCTTGACAACATGAAGAAAGCCCTGAAGTTACTAAAGACTGAATTGTAA